A single genomic interval of Mycobacterium sp. DL592 harbors:
- a CDS encoding ROK family protein, translated as MRTTTLSSHTPARTVAAARPHPLRTRHHIIAPSLRIPEAATAAVFAAVRQRGAIARDVIAQITKLSIATVNRQVTALLDAGVLRERADLAVSGAIGRPRVPVEVNHEPFLTLGIHIGARTTSIVATDLFGRTLDAVETPTPRGGQAQALASLAGSARRYLSRWHRRRPLWVGVAIGGVVDSVTGHVDHPRLGWAHAPVGPVLAETLGLPVSVASHVDAIAGAELLLGMRRVPSPTASTLYVYARETVGFALVIGGRVHSPASGPGTIAALPVASDVLGGTGQLESTVSDEAVLAAARKRGLIPTAGPSATMSTLLRTARQGDQPDAVAARELLEERARVLGGAVALLRDMLNPDDVIVGGQAFTEYPEGMQHVEAAFAERSVLPARDIRVTAFGNRVQEAGAGIVSLGGLYADPIGALRRSQNRRPDVSA; from the coding sequence GTGCGCACCACCACTCTCTCCTCCCATACTCCGGCCCGCACCGTTGCCGCCGCCCGGCCGCATCCGCTGCGGACCCGCCACCACATCATCGCTCCGTCGCTGCGCATCCCCGAGGCGGCCACGGCAGCAGTCTTCGCCGCCGTTCGCCAGCGTGGCGCTATCGCCCGCGACGTCATCGCCCAGATCACCAAGCTCTCGATCGCCACGGTCAACCGCCAGGTCACCGCACTGCTGGACGCCGGGGTGCTGCGTGAACGCGCCGACCTCGCCGTCTCCGGCGCGATCGGCCGCCCGCGGGTGCCCGTCGAGGTCAACCACGAGCCGTTCCTGACCCTCGGCATCCACATCGGCGCACGCACCACCAGCATCGTGGCCACCGATCTGTTCGGTCGCACCCTCGACGCCGTCGAAACCCCCACCCCGCGTGGCGGTCAGGCCCAGGCTCTGGCGTCGCTGGCCGGCAGCGCCCGGCGCTACCTGAGCCGGTGGCATCGCCGCCGCCCGCTATGGGTGGGCGTCGCCATCGGCGGCGTGGTCGACAGCGTCACCGGCCATGTCGACCATCCGCGCCTGGGCTGGGCGCACGCCCCGGTCGGCCCGGTGCTCGCGGAAACGCTGGGCCTTCCCGTGTCGGTGGCCTCCCACGTCGACGCGATCGCCGGCGCCGAACTGCTGCTCGGGATGCGCCGCGTACCGTCGCCGACGGCGAGCACCCTCTACGTATATGCCCGTGAGACAGTCGGTTTCGCCCTCGTGATCGGTGGACGGGTGCACAGCCCGGCCAGTGGCCCCGGCACCATCGCAGCGCTCCCGGTGGCTTCGGACGTCCTCGGCGGCACGGGTCAGCTGGAATCCACCGTCAGCGACGAGGCCGTTCTGGCCGCCGCCCGCAAGCGCGGACTCATCCCCACCGCCGGGCCGAGCGCCACGATGTCGACACTGTTGCGGACCGCGCGACAAGGCGATCAGCCCGACGCCGTCGCAGCCCGTGAGCTCCTTGAGGAGCGGGCCCGGGTGCTGGGCGGCGCGGTGGCGCTGCTGCGCGACATGCTCAACCCCGACGACGTGATCGTCGGCGGCCAGGCCTTCACCGAGTACCCCGAAGGTATGCAGCACGTCGAGGCCGCGTTCGCCGAGCGTTCGGTGCTGCCTGCCCGCGACATC
- a CDS encoding SDR family NAD(P)-dependent oxidoreductase: protein MTTPDAHSRVAVVTGASSGIGEATAKTLAAQGFHVVAVARRADRIQRLADELGGTAVVADVTDDTAVEALAAGLNRVDVLVNNAGGAKGLEPIADADLDNWRWMWETNVLGTLRVTRALLPKLIASGDGLIVTVTSTAALEVYDNGGGYTAAKHAQGALHRTLRGELLGKPIRLTEVAAGAVLTEFSLVRFGGDEDRARAVYNGITPLVAQDVADVIGFVAARPSHVNIDQVVMRPRDQANASRFNRRV, encoded by the coding sequence ATGACGACTCCAGATGCCCATTCTCGCGTGGCCGTGGTGACCGGCGCCAGCTCCGGAATCGGGGAGGCGACCGCGAAAACCCTTGCCGCTCAAGGCTTTCACGTGGTCGCGGTGGCCAGACGAGCCGACCGCATCCAACGGCTGGCCGACGAGCTCGGCGGAACAGCCGTTGTGGCCGACGTCACAGACGACACCGCGGTCGAGGCGCTGGCCGCCGGCCTGAATCGGGTCGACGTGCTGGTCAACAATGCCGGCGGAGCCAAGGGACTCGAACCGATCGCCGACGCCGACCTGGACAACTGGCGCTGGATGTGGGAAACCAACGTCCTGGGTACCCTGCGGGTCACCCGGGCACTGCTGCCCAAGCTGATCGCCTCCGGCGATGGGCTGATCGTCACGGTGACATCGACTGCCGCACTGGAGGTCTACGACAACGGCGGCGGATACACCGCGGCGAAACACGCCCAGGGCGCCCTGCACCGCACATTGCGTGGCGAGCTGCTTGGCAAGCCGATTCGGCTGACCGAGGTCGCCGCCGGAGCGGTGCTGACCGAGTTCTCGCTGGTGCGGTTCGGCGGCGACGAGGACCGGGCGCGGGCGGTCTACAACGGGATCACACCGCTGGTCGCCCAGGACGTCGCCGACGTGATCGGTTTCGTGGCCGCGCGTCCGTCGCACGTCAACATCGACCAGGTAGTGATGCGGCCGCGCGATCAGGCCAACGCCAGCCGGTTCAACCGCCGGGTGTAG
- a CDS encoding Ig-like domain-containing protein: protein MPPVNRRRALTALALGVVAPNALAACFGGSGKQSGSPEPPAKPSLTFSPADAAKDVAPTAPVSLEVKNGWLQRVTLTNADGHPVAGTLNRERTAFTATEPLGYGGVYTWAGSVVGRDGKAVPVAASFATLNPTTKVNGQFQLSDGQTVGVAAPIIMQFDAAIDAAHRPDVERALTVVTDPPTEGSWAWLPDEAQGSRLHWRTREYYQPGTKVHVDARLYGVKFGNDAYGAADSTLDFDIGRRQVVKADAPSHRIQVITDAGVVMDFPCSYGEADLPRNVTRSGIHVVTEKYSDFYMSNPAAGYNNVHERWAVRISNNGEFIHANPNSAGAQGNTNVTNGCINLSTGDAEQYYYTAVYGDPVEVTGTTIQLSYADGDIWDWAVGWDEWKSMSALSATQSLSNMPSTAPATPSDAPTLSGTPTTTAAPAPTTSSATPGG, encoded by the coding sequence ATGCCGCCGGTCAACCGCCGGCGTGCGCTGACGGCCCTGGCGCTCGGCGTTGTGGCCCCCAACGCGCTGGCTGCCTGCTTCGGCGGGTCCGGCAAACAATCCGGGTCGCCGGAGCCGCCTGCCAAGCCGTCGCTGACCTTCAGCCCGGCCGATGCCGCCAAGGATGTGGCGCCGACAGCGCCGGTAAGCCTCGAGGTCAAGAACGGGTGGTTGCAGCGGGTCACACTCACCAACGCCGACGGCCATCCGGTGGCCGGCACGCTCAACCGGGAGCGCACGGCGTTCACCGCGACCGAGCCGCTGGGCTATGGCGGTGTCTACACCTGGGCCGGCTCGGTGGTGGGCCGCGACGGTAAGGCGGTCCCTGTGGCGGCGTCGTTCGCCACTCTCAATCCCACCACCAAGGTCAACGGCCAGTTCCAGCTGTCCGACGGCCAGACCGTCGGGGTGGCCGCGCCGATCATCATGCAGTTCGACGCCGCGATCGACGCCGCGCACAGGCCCGATGTGGAACGCGCCCTGACGGTCGTCACCGACCCGCCCACCGAGGGCAGCTGGGCCTGGTTACCGGACGAGGCGCAGGGTTCGCGGCTGCACTGGCGGACCCGGGAGTACTACCAGCCGGGCACCAAGGTTCATGTCGACGCCCGGCTGTACGGCGTGAAGTTCGGCAACGATGCCTACGGGGCGGCCGATTCGACACTCGACTTCGACATCGGGCGCCGCCAGGTGGTCAAGGCCGACGCCCCCTCGCACCGCATCCAGGTGATCACCGACGCCGGCGTGGTCATGGACTTCCCGTGCAGCTACGGCGAAGCCGACCTGCCGCGCAACGTCACTCGCAGCGGCATTCACGTAGTCACCGAGAAGTATTCGGACTTCTACATGTCGAACCCGGCGGCCGGCTACAACAACGTCCACGAGCGCTGGGCGGTGCGCATTTCCAACAACGGCGAGTTCATCCACGCCAACCCCAACAGTGCCGGCGCACAGGGCAACACCAACGTCACCAACGGGTGCATCAACCTATCCACCGGCGACGCCGAGCAGTACTACTACACCGCCGTCTACGGCGACCCGGTGGAAGTCACCGGCACGACGATCCAGCTGTCCTACGCCGACGGCGATATCTGGGACTGGGCGGTGGGCTGGGACGAGTGGAAGTCCATGTCTGCGCTCAGCGCCACCCAGTCGCTGTCGAACATGCCCAGCACCGCGCCGGCGACGCCCAGTGATGCCCCGACGCTGTCGGGCACGCCCACCACCACGGCGGCACCGGCCCCGACGACCAGTTCGGCTACACCCGGCGGTTGA
- a CDS encoding UDP-N-acetylmuramate dehydrogenase — MRLPLRAVGALQVFGGAAVAERVPLASLTTLRVGPVASRVITCTTTDQVVATVRALDEAAGGPVLVLAGGSNVVIADDLADLTVVLLANRAVTVDGALLRAEAGAVWDDVVALSVEHGLGGLECLSGIPGSTGATPVQNVGAYGVEVADRLTRVRLLDRRTGQVRWAAADELGFGYRHSVLKNSPDAVVLEVEFALEATGLSAPLRYAELCTALDVAAGARAQPDAVRRTVLELRARKGMVLNPDDHDTWSVGSFFTNPVVPAEQFEALLAGHDGPVPHYPAPDGVKLAAGWLVENAGFGKGFPGPDAPCRLSTKHALALTNRGNATTADILAVARAVRDGVRAVFGITLIPEPVLVGCAL, encoded by the coding sequence GTGAGGCTACCGTTACGGGCCGTGGGAGCCCTGCAGGTTTTCGGCGGCGCGGCGGTCGCCGAGCGGGTGCCGCTGGCGTCGCTGACCACCCTGCGGGTCGGTCCGGTGGCCAGCCGTGTCATCACCTGCACCACCACCGATCAGGTCGTGGCCACGGTCCGCGCACTCGACGAGGCCGCCGGCGGACCGGTTTTGGTGCTTGCCGGCGGCTCCAACGTGGTGATCGCCGACGACCTCGCCGACCTGACCGTCGTCCTGCTGGCCAACCGCGCCGTCACCGTCGACGGCGCCCTGCTGCGCGCCGAGGCCGGCGCTGTCTGGGACGACGTCGTCGCACTATCGGTCGAACACGGGCTCGGCGGGCTGGAATGCCTGTCGGGCATCCCCGGCTCGACCGGGGCCACGCCCGTCCAGAACGTCGGCGCCTACGGAGTCGAGGTGGCCGACCGCCTCACCCGGGTTCGGCTGCTGGACCGCCGCACCGGGCAAGTGCGCTGGGCGGCCGCCGACGAGCTCGGCTTCGGCTATCGGCACAGCGTGCTGAAGAACTCCCCGGACGCGGTGGTGCTGGAGGTGGAGTTCGCCCTGGAGGCGACGGGGCTCTCCGCGCCGCTGCGCTACGCCGAACTGTGCACCGCGCTCGACGTGGCGGCCGGTGCGCGGGCGCAGCCGGACGCGGTCCGCCGAACCGTGCTCGAGTTGCGTGCTCGCAAGGGGATGGTGCTCAACCCCGACGACCACGACACCTGGAGCGTGGGGTCGTTCTTCACCAACCCCGTCGTCCCGGCCGAACAGTTCGAAGCACTGCTGGCCGGCCACGATGGCCCGGTGCCGCACTATCCCGCCCCGGACGGGGTGAAGCTGGCGGCGGGCTGGCTGGTCGAGAATGCCGGCTTCGGCAAGGGCTTCCCCGGGCCTGACGCGCCATGCCGGCTGTCGACCAAGCACGCCTTGGCGCTGACCAACCGCGGGAATGCCACGACGGCCGACATCCTGGCGGTGGCCCGCGCGGTCCGCGACGGCGTGCGCGCCGTGTTTGGCATCACCCTGATCCCTGAGCCCGTGCTGGTCGGCTGCGCTTTGTAG
- a CDS encoding DUF2505 domain-containing protein codes for MPRSFDMATDYDGSVEQVHAALRDEQYWLARLADSGADDATLDSLRLGADGSVDIATTQILRADRLPGVVTQFHRGDLHIKRVESWSGLVDGSAQAAVDGVIPGAPVTLTGNAHLTPAEAKARLAFRATVEVRIPLVGGKVENFIGNQLVDLLIAEQRFTTLWIAEHG; via the coding sequence ATGCCGCGTTCATTCGACATGGCCACCGACTACGACGGCAGCGTCGAACAGGTTCATGCGGCACTGCGCGACGAACAGTATTGGCTGGCCCGCCTGGCCGACTCGGGTGCCGACGACGCCACGCTGGACTCGCTGCGCCTGGGCGCCGACGGCAGTGTCGACATCGCGACCACCCAGATCCTGCGGGCCGACCGGCTGCCGGGCGTCGTCACCCAGTTCCACCGCGGCGATCTACACATCAAGCGCGTGGAGAGCTGGTCGGGCCTGGTCGACGGCAGTGCGCAGGCCGCCGTGGACGGCGTCATCCCCGGCGCGCCGGTGACACTGACCGGCAACGCGCACCTGACACCCGCAGAAGCGAAGGCGCGCTTGGCTTTTCGGGCCACCGTGGAGGTTCGGATCCCGTTGGTCGGCGGCAAGGTGGAGAACTTCATCGGCAACCAGCTGGTGGACCTGCTGATCGCCGAGCAGCGGTTCACCACCCTGTGGATCGCCGAGCACGGCTGA
- a CDS encoding DUF2505 domain-containing protein, whose protein sequence is MSRRMDYVIALDKPASDLYVSFTSREYWEDLVAEHARHYESTLTRFCSGDGGTDIVFTHTLSSKDLPSVAAAVVPLNLTVTREQHFAPFDAASQSARGHYKALVPSAPMDFGGTYVLSESPTGSELRLNSVCTVKVPLIGGKIEEWVLGGLHGLFDNERDFTRDWIASHY, encoded by the coding sequence ATGTCCCGCCGCATGGACTACGTCATCGCACTCGACAAGCCTGCATCCGATCTCTACGTGAGCTTCACCAGCCGCGAGTACTGGGAAGATCTGGTAGCCGAGCACGCCAGGCACTACGAGTCGACGCTGACACGGTTCTGCTCCGGCGACGGCGGCACCGACATCGTCTTTACCCACACGCTGTCGAGTAAGGACCTGCCGTCGGTGGCGGCCGCGGTCGTCCCGCTCAATCTGACCGTCACCCGCGAACAGCACTTCGCCCCGTTCGACGCCGCGTCGCAGTCGGCGCGCGGGCACTACAAGGCGCTGGTGCCGTCGGCGCCGATGGACTTCGGCGGAACCTACGTGCTGAGCGAGTCGCCGACTGGCAGCGAGTTGCGGCTCAACAGCGTCTGCACGGTCAAGGTGCCGTTGATCGGCGGCAAGATCGAAGAGTGGGTGCTGGGCGGACTGCACGGATTGTTCGACAACGAGCGCGATTTCACCCGCGACTGGATCGCCAGCCATTACTAG